In a single window of the Gossypium hirsutum isolate 1008001.06 chromosome D02, Gossypium_hirsutum_v2.1, whole genome shotgun sequence genome:
- the LOC121214830 gene encoding protein TIC 62, chloroplastic isoform X1, translating to MESCSLQSPAITTVPLSLSRSGFIEKPLGYGRILKLPTCKKYPHGRKLKFFDFRAQASETTKISSETAGTISNKADSKDEDLAFVAGATGRVGSRTVRELLKLGFRVRAGVRSAQKAETLVQSVKQLKLDPEGTTPVEKLEIVECDLEKQDTIAPAIGNASVVICCIGASEKEIFDITGPYRIDYQATKNLIDAATAVKVNHFILVSSLGTNKVGFPAAILNLFWGVLIWKRKAEEALIASGLPYTIVRPGGMERPTDTFKETHNITLSTEDTLFGGLVSNLQVAELMACMAKNRSLSYCKVVEVVAETTAPLRPMEELLAKIPSQRADISSPKEYDTPTKPDPAPARSIVTEKPTTPTEKEPAQAKVLETEPLSPYTVYDDLKPPSSPSPTPGGPKEVSSSASAPAENVSTSTEGNSVPAAVATDIIEKDSSKQSTSRSPYYAYADLKPPTSPSPRAPTTAPADSGSEGDTLSGNSTAQSPIADKPGDEQPDTKPTPRPLSPFAMYADLKPPSTPSPRAPTTAPVDSGSEGATLSGNSTAQSSIADKPSDEQHNTKPTPRPLSPFAMYEDLKPPTSPIPSPKKS from the exons ATGGAGAGTTGCTCCCTACAGTCACCAGCCATTACAACAGTACCTTTATCTCTGTCCAGAAGTGGATTCATTGAGAAACCCCTTGGATATGGTCGAATTCTCAAGCTTCCCACTTGTAAAAAATACCCACATGGTAGAAAGctcaaattctttgatttcagaGCTCAAGCCTCAg AAACAACAAAAATCAGCTCAGAGACGGCTGGAACAATCTCAAACAAAGCAGATTCAAAAGATGAGGATCTTGCTTTTGTTGCTGGTGCAACTGGCAGGGTAGGCTCTCGAACAGTCAG GGAGCTTTTGAAACTTGGTTTTCGAGTTAGAGCTGGAGTTAGGAGTGCTCAGAAAGCGGAAACTCTTGTGCAG AGTGTCAAGCAGTTGAAGCTTGATCCTGAAGGAACTACAC CTGTAGAAAAGCTTGAAATTGTGGAATGTGACTTGGAGAAACAAGATACAATTGCACCAGCCATAGGCAATGCATCAGTAGTCATATGCTGCATTGGTGCCAGTGAGAAGGAAATTTTTGATATTACAGGACCATATCGGATCGACTACCAAGCCACGAAGAATCTTATTGATGCAG CCACCGCTGTGAAGGTTAACCACTTTATTTTGGTTTCATCTTTGGGAACAAATAAAGTCGGATTTCCTGCAGCTATTCTCAA TTTGTTTTGGGGGGTCCTCATCTGGAAGAGAAAGGCAGAAGAAGCACTCATTGCAAGTGGTCTTCCTTACACT ATAGTCAGACCAGGAGGAATGGAGCGCCCCACTGATACTTTCAAGGAAACTCATAATATCACCCTATCCACTGAAGACACTTTATTTGGTGGCCTGGTGTCAAATCTTCAG GTGGCTGAACTGATGGCCTGCATGGCCAAAAACCGAAGCCTTTCATACTGTAAGGTGGTAGAAGTTGTTGCTGAAACAACTGCTCCATTGAGACCTATGGAGGAACTTCTTGCGAAGATACCATCTCAGCGTGCTGACATTTCCTCTCCTAAG GAATATGATACTCCCACTAAGCCTGATCCAGCACCTGCTAGGAGCATTGTAACCGAGAAACCAACTACCCCTACTGAAAAGGAGCCTGCACAGGCAAAAGTTCTGGAAACAGAGCCACTGTCTCCCTACACAGT CTATGACGACTTGAAGCCACCTAGCTCTCCTAGTCCAACACCAGGTGGGCCCAAAGAAGTAAGTTCCAGTGCCTCTGCACCAGCAGAAAATGTCTCAACTTCCACTGAAGGAAACAGTGTGCCAGCAGCTGTGGCTACTGACATCATTGAGAAGGATTCATCCAAGCAGTCAACTAGTCGTTCTCCCTATTATGC ATATGCCGATCTTAAGCCCCCTACATCACCATCTCCTAGAGCACCAACAACTGCACCAGCAGACAGTGGGTCCGAAGGTGATACATTGTCAGGAAACAGCACAGCTCAATCTCCGATAGCTGATAAACCAGGTGATGAACAGCCTGATACAAAACCAACACCAAGACCACTTTCTCCTTTTGCTAT GTATGCTGATCTTAAGCCTCCTTCAACGCCATCTCCTAGAGCACCGACTACTGCACCAGTGGATAGTGGGTCCGAAGGTGCTACATTATCAGGAAATAGCACAGCTCAATCTTCTATAGCAGATAAACCAAGTGATGAACAGCATAATACCAAACCAACACCAAGACCACTTTCTCCTTTTGCAAT GTATGAGGACTTGAAGCCTCCAACATCGCCAATACCATCCCCAAAGAAATCTTAA
- the LOC121214830 gene encoding protein TIC 62, chloroplastic isoform X2, translated as MVEFSSFPLVKNTHMVESSNSLISELKPQKQQKSAQRRLEQSQTKQIQKMRILLLLLVQLAGELLKLGFRVRAGVRSAQKAETLVQSVKQLKLDPEGTTPVEKLEIVECDLEKQDTIAPAIGNASVVICCIGASEKEIFDITGPYRIDYQATKNLIDAATAVKVNHFILVSSLGTNKVGFPAAILNLFWGVLIWKRKAEEALIASGLPYTIVRPGGMERPTDTFKETHNITLSTEDTLFGGLVSNLQVAELMACMAKNRSLSYCKVVEVVAETTAPLRPMEELLAKIPSQRADISSPKEYDTPTKPDPAPARSIVTEKPTTPTEKEPAQAKVLETEPLSPYTVYDDLKPPSSPSPTPGGPKEVSSSASAPAENVSTSTEGNSVPAAVATDIIEKDSSKQSTSRSPYYAYADLKPPTSPSPRAPTTAPADSGSEGDTLSGNSTAQSPIADKPGDEQPDTKPTPRPLSPFAMYADLKPPSTPSPRAPTTAPVDSGSEGATLSGNSTAQSSIADKPSDEQHNTKPTPRPLSPFAMYEDLKPPTSPIPSPKKS; from the exons ATGGTCGAATTCTCAAGCTTCCCACTTGTAAAAAATACCCACATGGTAGAAAGctcaaattctttgatttcagaGCTCAAGCCTCAg AAACAACAAAAATCAGCTCAGAGACGGCTGGAACAATCTCAAACAAAGCAGATTCAAAAGATGAGGATCTTGCTTTTGTTGCTGGTGCAACTGGCAGG GGAGCTTTTGAAACTTGGTTTTCGAGTTAGAGCTGGAGTTAGGAGTGCTCAGAAAGCGGAAACTCTTGTGCAG AGTGTCAAGCAGTTGAAGCTTGATCCTGAAGGAACTACAC CTGTAGAAAAGCTTGAAATTGTGGAATGTGACTTGGAGAAACAAGATACAATTGCACCAGCCATAGGCAATGCATCAGTAGTCATATGCTGCATTGGTGCCAGTGAGAAGGAAATTTTTGATATTACAGGACCATATCGGATCGACTACCAAGCCACGAAGAATCTTATTGATGCAG CCACCGCTGTGAAGGTTAACCACTTTATTTTGGTTTCATCTTTGGGAACAAATAAAGTCGGATTTCCTGCAGCTATTCTCAA TTTGTTTTGGGGGGTCCTCATCTGGAAGAGAAAGGCAGAAGAAGCACTCATTGCAAGTGGTCTTCCTTACACT ATAGTCAGACCAGGAGGAATGGAGCGCCCCACTGATACTTTCAAGGAAACTCATAATATCACCCTATCCACTGAAGACACTTTATTTGGTGGCCTGGTGTCAAATCTTCAG GTGGCTGAACTGATGGCCTGCATGGCCAAAAACCGAAGCCTTTCATACTGTAAGGTGGTAGAAGTTGTTGCTGAAACAACTGCTCCATTGAGACCTATGGAGGAACTTCTTGCGAAGATACCATCTCAGCGTGCTGACATTTCCTCTCCTAAG GAATATGATACTCCCACTAAGCCTGATCCAGCACCTGCTAGGAGCATTGTAACCGAGAAACCAACTACCCCTACTGAAAAGGAGCCTGCACAGGCAAAAGTTCTGGAAACAGAGCCACTGTCTCCCTACACAGT CTATGACGACTTGAAGCCACCTAGCTCTCCTAGTCCAACACCAGGTGGGCCCAAAGAAGTAAGTTCCAGTGCCTCTGCACCAGCAGAAAATGTCTCAACTTCCACTGAAGGAAACAGTGTGCCAGCAGCTGTGGCTACTGACATCATTGAGAAGGATTCATCCAAGCAGTCAACTAGTCGTTCTCCCTATTATGC ATATGCCGATCTTAAGCCCCCTACATCACCATCTCCTAGAGCACCAACAACTGCACCAGCAGACAGTGGGTCCGAAGGTGATACATTGTCAGGAAACAGCACAGCTCAATCTCCGATAGCTGATAAACCAGGTGATGAACAGCCTGATACAAAACCAACACCAAGACCACTTTCTCCTTTTGCTAT GTATGCTGATCTTAAGCCTCCTTCAACGCCATCTCCTAGAGCACCGACTACTGCACCAGTGGATAGTGGGTCCGAAGGTGCTACATTATCAGGAAATAGCACAGCTCAATCTTCTATAGCAGATAAACCAAGTGATGAACAGCATAATACCAAACCAACACCAAGACCACTTTCTCCTTTTGCAAT GTATGAGGACTTGAAGCCTCCAACATCGCCAATACCATCCCCAAAGAAATCTTAA
- the LOC121214831 gene encoding inositol-tetrakisphosphate 1-kinase 2 isoform X2, producing the protein MRIKGKNFDGEGGEEEEQKLVVGYALTLKKKKSFLQPEFERLACKKGILFVAIDVNLPLSDQGPFDIILHKLLGKEWSDIVEDYRQTHPEVTVIDPPYAIQQLHNRQSMLQDVVDLNLSDFHGRVGVPKQMVIMKDPLSIPDEVAKAGLKLPLVAKPLVVDGSAKSHELFLACDWSSLSELEPPLVLQEFVNHDGILFKIYIVGDAIKVVRRFSLANVNKCRRAKVPGIFPFPRVSSAAASADDADLDPRIAELPPKPLLERLSKELRHRLGLRLFNIDMIREHGTRDIFYVIDINYFPDFLLTFKKK; encoded by the exons ATGAGGATAAAGGGGAAAAACTTTGATGGAGAAGGTGGGGAGGAAGAGGAACAGAAGCTTGTTGTTGGGTATGCTTTGacattgaagaagaaaaagagtttCTTGCAACCCGAGTTTGAGCGTTTGGCTTG CAAAAAGGGGATATTATTTGTCGCCATTGATGTAAACCTACCGCTGTCAGACCAGGGTCCTTTTGACATTATTTTACACAAG TTGTTGGGGAAAGAGTGGAGCGATATTGTTGAG GACTATCGACAAACACATCCAGAAGTAACTGTTATTGATCCTCCATATGCGATACAACAACTACACAATCGCCAGTCAATGCTTCAGGATGTTGTTGATTTAAACTTATCAGACTTCCATG GCAGAGTTGGTGTTCCAAAACAAATGGTTATCATGAAAGATCCGCTTTCCATCCCGGATGAAGTTGCTAAAGCTGGGCTGAAGTTACCCTTAG TTGCTAAACCACTAGTAGTGGATGGAAGTGCCAAGTCACACGAGCTGTTTCTTGCATGTGATTGGTCCTCTCTATCTGAACTTGAGCCTCCATTGGTCCTACAAGAGTTTGTGAATCATG ATggtattctttttaaaatttatatcgtTGGGGATGCAATTAAGGTTGTAAGGCGGTTCTCTCTGGCCAATGTCAACAAATGTCGGCGTGCAAAAGTTCCTggtatttttccttttccaaggGTTTCATCGGCTGCTGCTTCTGCTGATGATGCAGATTTGGACCCCCGCATTGCTG AACTTCCTCCAAAGCCTTTGCTGGAGAGACTTTCAAAGGAGCTCCGTCACCGGCTG GGCCTTCGATTGTTCAATATAGATATGATCCGAGAGCATGGGACAAGAGACATCTTTTATGTGATTGACATTAACTACTTTCCTG ATTTTCTACTGACTTTCAAGAAGAAATAG
- the LOC121214831 gene encoding inositol-tetrakisphosphate 1-kinase 2 isoform X1 encodes MRIKGKNFDGEGGEEEEQKLVVGYALTLKKKKSFLQPEFERLACKKGILFVAIDVNLPLSDQGPFDIILHKLLGKEWSDIVEDYRQTHPEVTVIDPPYAIQQLHNRQSMLQDVVDLNLSDFHGRVGVPKQMVIMKDPLSIPDEVAKAGLKLPLVAKPLVVDGSAKSHELFLACDWSSLSELEPPLVLQEFVNHDGILFKIYIVGDAIKVVRRFSLANVNKCRRAKVPGIFPFPRVSSAAASADDADLDPRIAELPPKPLLERLSKELRHRLGLRLFNIDMIREHGTRDIFYVIDINYFPGYGKMPDYEVIFTDFLLTFKKK; translated from the exons ATGAGGATAAAGGGGAAAAACTTTGATGGAGAAGGTGGGGAGGAAGAGGAACAGAAGCTTGTTGTTGGGTATGCTTTGacattgaagaagaaaaagagtttCTTGCAACCCGAGTTTGAGCGTTTGGCTTG CAAAAAGGGGATATTATTTGTCGCCATTGATGTAAACCTACCGCTGTCAGACCAGGGTCCTTTTGACATTATTTTACACAAG TTGTTGGGGAAAGAGTGGAGCGATATTGTTGAG GACTATCGACAAACACATCCAGAAGTAACTGTTATTGATCCTCCATATGCGATACAACAACTACACAATCGCCAGTCAATGCTTCAGGATGTTGTTGATTTAAACTTATCAGACTTCCATG GCAGAGTTGGTGTTCCAAAACAAATGGTTATCATGAAAGATCCGCTTTCCATCCCGGATGAAGTTGCTAAAGCTGGGCTGAAGTTACCCTTAG TTGCTAAACCACTAGTAGTGGATGGAAGTGCCAAGTCACACGAGCTGTTTCTTGCATGTGATTGGTCCTCTCTATCTGAACTTGAGCCTCCATTGGTCCTACAAGAGTTTGTGAATCATG ATggtattctttttaaaatttatatcgtTGGGGATGCAATTAAGGTTGTAAGGCGGTTCTCTCTGGCCAATGTCAACAAATGTCGGCGTGCAAAAGTTCCTggtatttttccttttccaaggGTTTCATCGGCTGCTGCTTCTGCTGATGATGCAGATTTGGACCCCCGCATTGCTG AACTTCCTCCAAAGCCTTTGCTGGAGAGACTTTCAAAGGAGCTCCGTCACCGGCTG GGCCTTCGATTGTTCAATATAGATATGATCCGAGAGCATGGGACAAGAGACATCTTTTATGTGATTGACATTAACTACTTTCCTG GGTATGGCAAAATGCCTGATTATGAGGTCATTTTTACAGATTTTCTACTGACTTTCAAGAAGAAATAG
- the LOC121214831 gene encoding inositol-tetrakisphosphate 1-kinase 3 isoform X3, which produces MLQDVVDLNLSDFHGRVGVPKQMVIMKDPLSIPDEVAKAGLKLPLVAKPLVVDGSAKSHELFLACDWSSLSELEPPLVLQEFVNHDGILFKIYIVGDAIKVVRRFSLANVNKCRRAKVPGIFPFPRVSSAAASADDADLDPRIAELPPKPLLERLSKELRHRLGLRLFNIDMIREHGTRDIFYVIDINYFPGYGKMPDYEVIFTDFLLTFKKK; this is translated from the exons ATGCTTCAGGATGTTGTTGATTTAAACTTATCAGACTTCCATG GCAGAGTTGGTGTTCCAAAACAAATGGTTATCATGAAAGATCCGCTTTCCATCCCGGATGAAGTTGCTAAAGCTGGGCTGAAGTTACCCTTAG TTGCTAAACCACTAGTAGTGGATGGAAGTGCCAAGTCACACGAGCTGTTTCTTGCATGTGATTGGTCCTCTCTATCTGAACTTGAGCCTCCATTGGTCCTACAAGAGTTTGTGAATCATG ATggtattctttttaaaatttatatcgtTGGGGATGCAATTAAGGTTGTAAGGCGGTTCTCTCTGGCCAATGTCAACAAATGTCGGCGTGCAAAAGTTCCTggtatttttccttttccaaggGTTTCATCGGCTGCTGCTTCTGCTGATGATGCAGATTTGGACCCCCGCATTGCTG AACTTCCTCCAAAGCCTTTGCTGGAGAGACTTTCAAAGGAGCTCCGTCACCGGCTG GGCCTTCGATTGTTCAATATAGATATGATCCGAGAGCATGGGACAAGAGACATCTTTTATGTGATTGACATTAACTACTTTCCTG GGTATGGCAAAATGCCTGATTATGAGGTCATTTTTACAGATTTTCTACTGACTTTCAAGAAGAAATAG
- the LOC107886969 gene encoding uncharacterized protein: protein MASLQMLNPVFSSISISHSKFPGKSDSRNKTLNFNSCRSFKSLHSQRSIIRCATQDGDNKNNGEESPESLFMKELKRRGMTPTSLVEDAKNTNYGLDEEMKVGEERGSVSKRNVVSTEFDQSLSNQRERSMELNSEGLEGLVPRAKLLLTLGGTFFLSFWPFILSTIAFFSALYLYFGPSFIHDGSKTPVSPPQYIDPYTLLEDERISQTAPHVN from the exons atggcttcTCTACAGATGTTGAACCCTGTGTTTTCTTCCATTTCCATTTCCCACTCAAAATTTCCAGGAAAATCTGATTCCAGGAACAAAACCCTCAACTTCAATAGTTGTAGAAGCTTCAAGTCCTTGCACAGCCAAAGATCTATTATTCGTTGTGCAACTCAAGATGGTGACAACAAAAACAATG GTGAAGAGTCACCTGAGTCACTGTTTATGAAGGAGTTGAAGAGGAGGGGGATGACACCAACTTCATTGGTAGAGGATGCTAAAAATACCAATTATGGATTAGATGAGGAGATGAAAGTAGGGGAAGAAAGGGGAAGTGTCTCCAAAAGGAATGTTGTGTCAACTGAATTTGATCAAAGCTTATCTAATCAAAGGGAACGATCCATGGAATTGAATAGTGAAGGCCTTGAG GGGCTGGTTCCGCGGGCTAAACTGTTGCTAACACTAGGAGGAACTTTCTTCCTCAGCTTCTGGCCTTTCATCCTTTCAACTATAGCATTCTTTTCTGCTCTCTACCTT TATTTCGGACCATCTTTCATTCACGATGGAAGTAAGACACCCGTTTCACCACCGCAATACATAGATCCTTATACACTTCTGGAAGATGAAAGGATTTCTCAAACTGCCCCTCATGTAAATTGA
- the LOC107886968 gene encoding tubulin alpha-4 chain-like encodes MRECISVHIGQAGIQVGNACWELYCLEHGIQPDGQMPSDKTVGGGDDAFNTFFSETGAGKHVPRAVFVDLEPTVIDEVRTGTYRQLFHPEQLISGKEDAANNFARGHYTIGKEIVDLCLDRIRKLADNCTGLQGFLVFNAVGGGTGSGLGSLLLERLSVDYGKKSKLGFTVYPSPQVSTSVVEPYNSVLSTHSLLEHTDVAVLLDNEAIYDICRRSLDIERPTYTNLNRLVSQVISSLTASLRFDGALNVDVTEFQTNLVPYPRIHFMLSSYAPVISAEKAYHEQLSVAEITNSAFEPSSMMAKCDPRHGKYMACCLMYRGDVVPKDVNAAVATIKTKRTIQFVDWCPTGFKCGINYQPPTVVPGGDLAKVQRAVCMISNSTSVAEVFSRIDHKFDLMYAKRAFVHWYVGEGMEEGEFSEAREDLAALEKDYEEVGAESGEGDEEDEDEY; translated from the exons ATGAGAGAGTGCATTTCAGTTCACATCGGTCAGGCTGGTATCCAAGTCGGAAATGCCTGCTGGGAGCTTTACTGCCTTGAACATGGAATCCAG CCTGATGGCCAGATGCCAAGTGACAAGACTGTCGGAGGAGGTGATGATGCTTTTAACACCTTTTTCAGTGAAACTGGTGCTGGAAAGCACGTCCCTCGTGCTGTCTTTGTGGATCTTGAGCCTACTGTTATTGATGAAGTGAGGACTGGTACTTACCGTCAGCTTTTCCACCCTGAGCAACTCATCAGCGGCAAGGAAGACGCTGCCAACAACTTCGCCCGTGGCCACTACACTA TTGGCAAAGAGATCGTTGACTTGTGCTTGGACCGTATCAGGAAGCTTGCTGATAACTGTACCGGTCTTCAAGGTTTCCTTGTTTTCAACGCTGTTGGTGGAGGCACTGGATCTGGTCTTGGTTCCCTCCTTTTGGAGCGTTTGTCTGTTGATTATGGCAAGAAATCCAAGTTGGGTTTCACTGTCTACCCATCACCCCAGGTCTCCACATCTGTTGTTGAGCCCTACAACAGTGTCCTCTCAACTCACTCCCTTTTGGAGCACACTGATGTGGCTGTTCTTCTTGACAATGAGGCTATCTATGACATTTGCAGGCGCTCTCTTGACATTGAGCGACCCACTTACACCAATCTTAACCGTCTTGTCTCCCAG GTGATCTCCTCTTTGACTGCTTCACTTAGGTTCGATGGTGCCTTGAACGTGGATGTAACAGAATTCCAGACCAACTTGGTCCCTTACCCAAGAATACACTTCATGCTTTCTTCATACGCTCCAGTCATCTCTGCTGAGAAGGCTTACCATGAGCAGCTATCAGTTGCTGAAATCACCAATAGTGCCTTTGAGCCCTCATCTATGATGGCCAAGTGTGATCCTCGCCATGGCAAGTATATGGCTTGCTGTTTGATGTACCGTGGTGATGTTGTGCCCAAGGATGTCAATGCTGCTGTTGCCACCATCAAGACCAAGAGAACTATTCAGTTCGTTGACTGGTGCCCAACTGGATTCAAGTGTGGTATCAACTACCAGCCACCCACTGTCGTTCCTGGTGGTGATCTTGCTAAGGTCCAGAGAGCCGTTTGCATGATTTCCAACTCAACCAGCGTTGCTGAGGTGTTCTCCCGCATTGACCACAAGTTTGATCTCATGTATGCCAAGCGTGCCTTTGTTCACTGGTACGTGGGTGAGGGTATGGAAGAAGGAGAATTCTCGGAAGCTCGTGAGGACCTTGCTGCACTTGAGAAGGATTATGAAGAAGTCGGTGCTGAGTCAGGCGAGGGTGATGAGGAAGATGAAGATGAGTACTAA